A single genomic interval of Camelina sativa cultivar DH55 chromosome 11, Cs, whole genome shotgun sequence harbors:
- the LOC104727675 gene encoding putative F-box protein At4g29970, giving the protein MGKVRKKNRECLTRSKKCQDKSEEIDLFSNIPPELILEILLKSPAKSIVKLSFVSRYWSSIIVSRILTDMYLTRSITRPRLLFTVNRLDMHFFVSRSLEDLLSSDDHHHRERVTLTPKPDSRYCFSPPVRGLICCFNDRFLKNIETEEHQVLTLGAKQEWRMIESKVDIRFYSLISFNLMSEDFNVIGLPDSRSSKLVDYGG; this is encoded by the exons ATGGGTAAGGTGAGAAAGAAAAATCGAGAATGTCTTACTAGGTCTAAGAAATGTCAAGACAAAAGCGAAGAAATCGATCTGTTTTCGAATATTCCTCCGGAACTGATACTTGAGATTCTCCTAAAATCGCCGGCCAAATCCATAGTCAAACTCAGCTTCGTTTCTAGATACTGGTCATCTATCATCGTTTCTAG GATCTTAACTGATATGTACCTGACTCGATCTATTACTCGGCCTCGTCTTCTTTTCACAGTCAACCGTCTGGACATGCACTTCTTTGTCTCCCGATCCCTGGAGGATCTGTTGTCTtctgatgatcatcatcataggGAAAGGGTAACTCTTACTCCGAAACCAGATTCACGGTATTGCTTTTCTCCTCCCGTCCGCGGCTTGATATGCTGTTTTAATG ATagattcttaaaaaatattgagaCGGAGGAGCATCAAGTTCTCACTCTAGGAGCTAAACAAGAATGGAGAATGATTGAAT CTAAGGTCGATATACGATTCTATTCTCTAATAAGCTTCAATCTGATGTCTGAAGACTTTAATGTTATTGGTTTACCTGATAGTCGTTCTAGTAAACTGGTGGACTACGGTGGATAG